GGGGCAAACCAAAACCTAATGGATAAAGAACATGCTTTCAGTGAAAAGCTTAAGCGGGCTGAAGATGATTTAACGAAACTTAATACACTCTTACAAAAACTAAATGAAAAAGAGAAGATATCGCCCCTAACAACTAACGAAAAAATCATTAAGTTAAAAGTTCGCAATTCCCTTGAAGTAACGATAGATGCTTTAATGGAAGCGAAAGAAAAAATGGAGGAACTCCAAGAGGTTATAGGCCAATTTGGAAAATCAACCGTAATAGTTGAAAAACAAATCTATCCAAATGTGGATGTACATTTTGGTAAGTATCAACAGAAAATAATCGCACCACATCAACGGGTCAAAATCCATTTAGAACATAGTGAAATAGTCATCTCAAAGATGTGACATGCTCAAAAAAGTTTTTGGAGGGTTTGTATGAGTTTAAAAGCAATTGAGCTACAAGTGGCTTTACCCCGTACCCAAAACGTTGGGAAAATTCAAGATCAGCTTCAGCAAAGAGGTCAAGTTGTTCAGGACTATCTTGGTATGGAACAGCAAAAAACTGATGAAAAGCAACGAAAGCAAGTGTTAAAAACTTCGGAAACAGAGAAAAAGCGTTTAAATAATGATGACGAGGGCCAGAGCCAAGATAACTCTAATAATCAAGGGCAAAATACAGGTCAAAGACAAGGGTTGAAGCAAAAGCCTAATGTTGCGAAACACCCCTATAAAGGGAATTATGTCGATTATTCAGGGTAGTAAACTAATATTGCTTTATATCATTTAACAGGAATTGCCCGCTAGAGGTCAATTCCTTTGGTTTTATTTCTAGTTAGTTAAGTATAAGAATTTTTAGTACTTGATGTCTAGCTCCACCGCCCAGCCCCTCGAGGTCAATTAACCTTCGAGAGAAAAAGTGAACTTCCTTTTTCCTAGAATAAAAGTGAAAGAGCACACTTTTTTCTCGAAGAACATTTGCATGTCGGGGCTAAAATGGGCGCTTGCGCTTTTCTTATTAGTTACTACTGAGCAGAGTATAAGAATGGCCTGCGACTTAGAAAGTTTTACAGAGTGAATTCTCATCCAAGTAGTTTAAGTAACATCCTTTTGTTAAAAATATATATTCAAGAGTTTTAATTTTGGGTAAAAGAATGTATATGCGATCAAGCTGTTTTATTTAGGAGGTTTTTATGGCATATTTTATTACAATTAGCTTTCTACTGCACTTCATTACTTTTTTTATCATTATTGTCTTAGTACAAAAAATAAATGCGAAAAGTGTATTAGGTGGCGCGAATGAACAAGAAAAGCTAAAAAAAGAAATAGAAGATTTATTAGTTGCCTATACAATTGAAATGAAAGAAGAAAATGAAAAGCTTGTAAATAAGCTTGTCTTAAAACAGAAAATTAAGGAGAAGGATCAATCAAGCCAAATTAAATTAAATGCCAAGCAAGAAGAGCAAACTATAAAAACACCGATAAGAACTCAAGATAGACCGATACAAATGGTAAATATAGAAGATACCTTTGCACCACCAATCTTTGAACAAACGGAAGATATCATCGAACAATCTGCCACTGCGCAGGTCCTTTCCCTAGCTAATCAAGGTTTTTCTACAAATGACATTGCTAAACGTCTCGGAATGGGAGCAGGGGAAGTGGAATTATTATTGAAATTTCATAAATAACTCAGTCAACTACTTGCCATAAAAAAATCGATATGGTATAGTAAATCTCGGTGTTAAATCACACACGTTCGTTAATTTAAATAAAGGTGCTACTATGTAGTCTTATTTAAAGAGGATGCGAGCGGAGGATAAAAAAAACCAATTTTAAAGGAGGTGTGAAGAATGGGCGTAATCTCCATGAAACAATTATTAGAAGCTGGGGTACACTTCGGTCACCAAACTCGTCGTTGGAATCCTAAAATGGATCGCTACATCTTCACTGAAAGAAACGGAATTTATATTATTGATCTTCAAAAGACGGTCAAGAAAGTTGAGGAAGCTTACTATTTCGTAAGAGACTTAGCTGCACAAGGCGGAAAAGTACTATTTGTTGGTACTAAGAAGCAAGCACAAGACTCTGTGAAAGAAGAAGCAATACGTTCTGGAATGTATTTCATTAACCAACGTTGGTTAGGTGGTACGTTAACAAACTTTGAAACAATCCAAAAGCGTATTTCTCGTTTAAAACAATTAGAGCAAATGCAAGAAGATGGAACATTCGATGTTCTTCCTAAGAAAGAAGTTATCATTCTTAAAAAAGAAATGGATCGTCTTGAAAAATTCTTAGGTGGTATTAAAGATATGAAGGGTGTCCCTGATGCTCTATTCATCATCGACCCACGTAAAGAGCGTATTGCTATCGCTGAAGCACGTAAATTAAATATTCCGATTGTTGCAATTGTAGATACA
The window above is part of the Anaerobacillus sp. CMMVII genome. Proteins encoded here:
- a CDS encoding DUF6115 domain-containing protein, with protein sequence MAYFITISFLLHFITFFIIIVLVQKINAKSVLGGANEQEKLKKEIEDLLVAYTIEMKEENEKLVNKLVLKQKIKEKDQSSQIKLNAKQEEQTIKTPIRTQDRPIQMVNIEDTFAPPIFEQTEDIIEQSATAQVLSLANQGFSTNDIAKRLGMGAGEVELLLKFHK
- the rpsB gene encoding 30S ribosomal protein S2, whose translation is MGVISMKQLLEAGVHFGHQTRRWNPKMDRYIFTERNGIYIIDLQKTVKKVEEAYYFVRDLAAQGGKVLFVGTKKQAQDSVKEEAIRSGMYFINQRWLGGTLTNFETIQKRISRLKQLEQMQEDGTFDVLPKKEVIILKKEMDRLEKFLGGIKDMKGVPDALFIIDPRKERIAIAEARKLNIPIVAIVDTNCDPDEIDYVIPGNDDAIRAVKLLTAKMADAIIEANQGEETSA